Below is a window of Brachyspira pilosicoli DNA.
AACTATTGGTGCTATTGTTTTAGGTGATTATGTCGGCATCAAAGAAGGAAGTAAGGTTAGCAGATTAAAAAGAATATTAGAAGTTCCTGTTGGAGAAGAGCTTTTAGGAAGAGTTGTCAATCCTTTGGGTGTACCTTTAGATGGTAAAGGTGATATTAATACAAGTAAAAGAAGAGTAATAGAATACCCTGCTCCAGGAATTGCAGATAGGCAGGCTGTAAAACAACCTCTTCAAACTGGTATAAAGGCAATAGATTCTATGACTCCTATAGGAAGAGGACAAAGACAGCTTATTATTGGGGACAGAAGCACTGGTAAAACTTCAATTGCTCTTGATACAATTATCAATCAAAAAGATACTGGGGTTATATGTGTATATGTAGCTATAGGTCAAAAGGCTTCTACTGTTGCGGGTGTTGTTGAAACTTTGAGACAGCATAGTGCTTTAGATTATACTATAGTGGTTGCGGCTACTGCTTCAGATTCTGCTCCGCTTTTATATATAGCTCCTTATGCTGGTTGTGCGATGGCAGAATATTTTATGTATGAAGAGAAAAAAGACACTCTCATAATATATGACGACTTATCTAAACAGGCTAATGCATACAGACAAATATCGCTTCTTCTTAGAAGACCTCCTGGAAGAGAGGCTTTTCCTGGTGACGTATTTTATTTGCATTCAAGATTATTGGAAAGAGCTTCAAAACTTAGCGATGAATTAGGCGGAGGCTCTCTAACTGCTTTGCCTATCATTGAAACTCAAGACAATGAAGTATCTGCATATATTCCTACAAACGTAATATCAATTACAGACGGACAGATATATTTGCTCCCAAGTTTGTTTATGAGCGGTGTTCGTCCTGCTATTGATGTTGGTATATCGGTTTCTCGTGTAGGCGGTAATGCTCAAACTAAGGCTATGAAAAAAGTTGCCGGTACTTTGAGGCTTGATTTGGCATCATATAGGTCTCTTGAGGCTTTCTCTCAGCTTGGTATAGGTCTTGATAAGGCTACTTTGGCTCAATTAGACAGAGGTGCTAAAATGGTTGAGCTTCTTAAACAAAAACAATACAGCCCAATACCTGTAGAAGAACAAGTTGTTATATTATTTGCTGCTACAAAGGGATTTTTGGATAATGTGGAATTGGAAAGAGTACCTGAGTTTGAGTGGCGACTTCTTCAATATATGAAAGCTGATAAACAGTATATATTAGATAGCATAAAAGAAAAAAAAGATATTGAAAATATTGAAGAACTCAGCAGCGTAATAGAAGAGTTTAAGGCTAAATTCTAATAGACAATAAAAGTTGTTTTTTAATATAACTGTACATAAAAATCAAAATCAATTAATGAGATTAATGAATCATCTTAAAAATGATTTTGATTTGTATGTGCATTATATAGATAAAAAATATATTTAGCCGCAAAATTGATGAAAATATTAATATATAAATAAGCTATGTAAAAGATTTAGAGGTGAAATAATATGGCAGAAAAACTTAATGTATTAAAAGCAAGAATTAAAGCCGTAACAAGCACACATAAAATCACTAAAACTATGGATATGATAGCCCGTTCTAAGACTGCTAAAATACTCGCAGTAGAGCAAGGTATGAGGCCTTATACACAAAAATTAAATAGAATAGTAGAAGAGCTTTCACATTCAGATATGGACCATTTACATCCCCTACTCTCTCCAAAAAAGACAATAAAAAATATTATATTATTTGTAATAACATCAAGCAGAGGGTTATGCGGTTCTTATAATACAAAAATATTAGATGAGGCAATGGAAAGAATTAGACACCATTATAGACATGGAAGAACTGTTGAGCTTCACGTATTGGGTAAAAAAGGAGAAGTATACTTTGAAAAGCAAAACATACCTATATCACGTAAATATCCCCGTATAGATGAAGAATCCACTTTTGATGATTGCGCTACTGTTGTACAGCGTTTCATGCATGATTATGCTATAGACAGTGCCTCTCGAGTAGAAGTTATATATACAAGATATTATACAAGAGTGGTTCATATACCTAAAATTAAAAGCTTAATACCTATGATTCCAGATGAAGAAGATATAGAAGGAAGAAAAATAAAAAAACAGCTTGATTATTTAATAGAGCCAAATAGAGAAGATGTATTAAAAGAGATTGTACCTTTAGCTATAACAACTTACTTTTACTTTATGATTACAAGTTCTTTTTTATCAGAAAATGCTGAGAGGGCTATCGCTATGAGAAATGCCACTGATAATGCAGAAAGACTACTTGAAGACTTAAAAAATAAAGCTAACAGAGCTAGACAAGAACATATTACTAATGAACTTCTTGATATTATAGGCGGTTCTGAAGCTATTAATTAATTAATTATATTATATAAAACTTTTAGTAATATATTATTTGTTTTACTATCTGATATTGTAACTCTTAAAAAATCTTTTAAGACATTACTCTCTTCATAGTTTTTTACATAAATATTGTTCTTTTTAAGTTCATCATATATATATTGAGAGTTTTTATTTGGGTGTTTTATAAGAAGAAAATTTGCTTTAGAAGGTAAAACCAAAAAACCTTCCTTACTTAATAAAATCTCCATTTTATCTCTTTCTAATATTATAGAACTTATATTTTTTATAGAAGTTTCTTTATCATTAATTGAAGCTATTGCTATTTTTTCTGATAATTTATTTATGCCGTATTTTTGTCTTATACAAGAAAACTTTTCTATATTAGTTTTATTTGATATCAAAAAGTTTATATTAAGTCCTGATAATGAATGAGAATGTGCTATAGAAGAGATTATAACTATATTATTATATTTCTCTATTAACCTCACAGCACTATCCCAAGCAAAACTTATATATGACTCATCTAATACATATATATTATTATTGTTTATATATTTTTCTATATTTTCTATATAAAGACCTGTTTCTGCATTTGGGTTGCTTGTTATTATTATGCTTTTTTTTATTTTTACTAAGGCATCTAAATCTATATTATAATCTTCTTTCACTTTAATAGTATCATAACTAATTTTTGAATACTCTAAAATATTTTTATATAAATCCCTATAAGGCTCTTGTAATAATATTTTTTTATTTTCAAATGAATTTAATATACAGTAAAAAGCCTCATACATTCCATTAACAGATATAATATTATCCTTATCAATATTAAGATTACTCGCCATAGCCAAATCCAATTCTTTGGCACTATAATCCGGGAAAAGCCTAAAAGATTCTATATCAAAACTTTCAAGCTCTTTTATAATATTTTTTGAAGGTTTATATGGATTTTCATTTTTATCTAATCTAATTTCTTTTATTTCTTTTTTCATAACCATTATTATATACTAAAAAGCATATAAAAACAAATTAGTGTAATAAATATTGTATTTGTTTCAAAATATTAATAAATGTTTGAAGCATCTTTATTTATAGTATTTTTAAATTTAATAATGCGGCTTTGCACCTATGAAACTTACCAGAAGGATAAAAACTTTAATGAAGTAGACAAAGCATAAACGGCAGAAAAAAGTTGAAAAAAAAAAAAATAACTTCTATCACACAATATAGTTGTTTAGGTATATATTAAAAAATATAAAAAAGGCAGACTAAATAGCCTGCCAATTATTTATATATTATTATTTTATTTATTAGAAGAATTATTTTTGCTTGTTGTATCCATTCCAGATATACTGTAGCGCATTTCAGTATCAGCCATAATGTTTTTCATATTATAATAGTCTAATACTCCAATATTTCCATTTTTTAAAGCCTCAGCAATAGCAAGCGGTAACTGACTTTCTGCCTCAACAACTTTAGCCTTCATCTCTTCAACTTGAGCTTTCATCTCTTGTTCACGAGCAATAGCCATAACGCGTCTCTCTTCAGCCTTAGCCTGAGCAATTTTCTTATCTGCCTCAGCTTGGTCAATTTGAAGAACAGCACCAATATTGCTTCCAACATCCACATCAGCAATATCTATAGAAAGTATCTCAAAAGCAGTGCCCGAATCAAGCCCCTTAGCAGAAACGACCTGTGATATTCTATCAGGATTTTCTAACACCTCTTTATGTGTAGCAGCACTGCCTATAGTAGTAACAATACCCTCGCCTACTCTCGCAATAATAGTCTCTTCTCCAGCACCTCCAACAAGTCTGTTAATGTTTGTTCTAACAGTAACCCTCGCAGTAGCTTTTACCTGTATACCGTCTTTAGCAACAGCAGCAATTAATGGCGTAGCAATAACTCTTGGAGAAACTGATGTTCTTATAGCATCAACTAAATCTCTTCCAGCTAAGTCTATAGCAGCAGCTCTCTCAAAACTTAAATCTAATGAAGCTTTATCAGCAGCAATCAAAGCATCAGCAACAGCAGTAGGATTACCCCCAGCTAAATAATGTGCCTCAAGTTCATTGCTGTTTATTTTTAATCCTGCCTTCCATAACTTAATTTGATTTAACACTATCAAAGAAGGATTAACTCTCCTCAAACGCATAGTAAGCAAAGTAATGATGCTAATTCTCACCCCAGAAAATAAAGCAGTAATCCATAAACCTAATGGGAAAAATCTAAAGAAAATAATTAAAAATATTACTATAATTATTATTCCAACAAACATAGGTGCTATTCCAGCCCCCCAAAATAAATCAAACATCATAATCTCCTTAATTTTATTTTGAATTTTATTTTTTAATTATGAACATAAGTTCCTATATTTTCGCCTTTAATAGCCTTTGTAATATTGCCCATCTTATTCATATTAAACACCCTAATAGGCATATTATTATCATTAGCCATAGCAAAAGCAGTCATATCCATAACGCGTAAGTTTTGATTAATAGCCTCTTTGAAAGTAATATCATCATACATAACAGCATCTTTATTGGTTTTAGGGTCTTTATTATAAACCCCATCAACATTAGTACCCTTTAATACAATAGAAGCACCAATCTCTAAAGCTCTCAATATAGAAGTGCTGTCTGTAGTAAAGTAAGGGTTAGATGTACCTCCTGCTATTATAAGCACATTGCCCCTTTCTAATATACGAATAGCCTTATCTCTTTCAAACCCCTCTATCATTCCTTCAATATTGAAAGCAGAAAGTATCTGTGTAGGAGTACCAGCAGCCATAAATCTGTCTTTCAAAGCAATGGCATTCATTATAGTAGCAAGCATACCCATAGAATCTGCAGTAGCTCTCACCATGCCTGTTTTGTTAGAAAGCTGCATCCCTCTAAATATGTTGCCTCCTCCCACAACAACAGCTATTTGAGTATTGTTTCCAGCCTCTTTCATCTCCATAGCTATTCTGTCTACAACATTATTATCTATACCATAGTCCTTTTCGCCAAGCAAAGCTTCACCTGATATTTTAAGAAGCACAGTTTGTTTCATAATACAATTTCCTCTTTTTGTATTTAAATTTATATGATTATACTTTATTTTTTTTCTATTATCAAGCAAAAAAGTTATTATAATTCAGGAGCATGATCGCCCTTATATTCTCCATCTGGGTGTTTGGTGCATTTTAATGAAGTGAGAAGCCTTATCGTTTTATACTGATAGCCGCAATATTTACAAGTATACATCTCTTTTTCTGCGCCTTCATAAAGCTTATGCCTATTTAAATAAGGTCCTTCCAAAGCTTTTTCGCATCTTTGAGACAATAGTTCATTTAAATTTTTAAAAGTTAAACCGCATCTCTCACAGTAGAGAGTCTGCCTGTTTTTAGACATAGATAAAATAAAAAAAACTGATAATATAAAAATAAATAATAATAATTTTGCTCTCATAAATTATTCTGATAAAATATCTTTATATTTAGAATCCTTAAACTCAATATAAGGCTTTGAGCTTAGCATATGTATAGCCGTGATGAGAGAATAACTAACCCAAGCCTTTTTTTCATCTGCCTTTGAGGAAGATGATTCATTTTTTTTAAGAAGTTCATTTAATGAGTTTGCTATATCATCAATATGCTCTTCAAAAAAATCCTCACACTCATCACAAGTATCCATTGTAGCCTGCCCAGCAACATCATCTATTTTCTTTCCGCACCATACACAATTAACTGCCATTATATACATACTCCTATTATATTAAGAAAGAATAATACTTAACATTACCCTCAACATCCATAGCCTCTATAGTGATAGATGATATATTTTCATCCTCTATAATGATAGTAAAACTTTCACTCATAGAATCCAATATACCATCATCCGGAACTATGTATAACCACTCATTACTAATAGCAGAATATCTTACTGTTTTCAAGAATGATAATTTGTCAGATAATTTAAATGTAATTTTTCTTACCTTTCCTTCAGAAACAGATTTAAAATCGAACAATTCAGGAGCTTCATTATCATATTTTATATTAAATATCTCAAGAGATTTTGTTTTAATATCTCCAGCCGGATTATCATATTTATCGCTCGCAGTTATTCTAAAGTCATAAATTCCAGAAGGAAGCAAATAAGACTTAAACTTATAATATTGATTTTCTATATTATCAGCAATAAGCTTATAATTTTTTTCACCTTTTAATCTATATTCTAAAGTATATGTCAATTTGTCTCCATTAGGGTCAGTCCCCTTCCAATATATCATAGCCTCATTTTCTTCTAATTGAGGAGTTTTAATTTCATCAGAATCATTTTGCTGTCTATAATATGTAGCCAAACCTCCATTAATAACATCAGGAGCTAAATTGTTCTCTACATAAGTAAAATCCATAGAGCTTAATATTGGGCTTATCTCTGGATTTGTAGTTTTCATTGTAACTTTGTATTGTACAAATCTTCCGTTAGGAGCTTCTATTTTGCCATTATCTTTTATAGGCTTAAACTCGCTCCAAGTCTCATCAACTCTTGCAACATTTCCGCTTCTCATCTCTATAGTAATGCTAGAACCGTCTGGAATAGTAGTTACAGCATTTAAACTTCCAAATCTGCTAAGTACTCTCAAATCTAAAGTATCGCTTGTAAAAGTGCCTTCTGTTGGATATTTATTGTCCATTTTGTATATTTCACCAGTCTTTGATATAGCAAAATAAAGTCCATTATCTGTAGCAGCAAAAGTTGATAATATTTTATTTCTTAAACCGCCTATATATGATAATAGACCGTCATTTCCATTTATTCTATAAACATCAGCAGAATCGCCTGTAACAAAATATATATTATTGTTATTGTCGCTGCTTAGAGCAAATACTAATGTTTGATTTAAGAAGAAAAGTCTCTGAACTGTGCCGTTTGTATCTGCTTTATATAGAGAATTTCTAAACTCTTTATCGCTGTCTTCTACTGTTTTTCCGCTGTCTATTATAGAAGGAAGTATTAAATATGACGGCTCTCTTGTAGCTGTACCAAAATATAAATTGCCTATATTATCCATAGTGATGGCATATACTTCATTTTGTGCTGTATCATAAAGCACATTATATGAAGGGTTTTCAACATTTGTAGATAAATCAATATATAATACAAGTCCCCTTCCAGCAGTTCCTACATATAATTTATTTTGATTTTTATCATAATATAATGACATAGCATGCTGTTCTTCTGTTTTTAATATTTCAGTAATCTTTCCATCATTAACAGATACTTTTAACACTCTTGCATTGTTTCCGCCTGCTGCTAAATATAAATTGCCGTTAGCATCAAATTTCATGTCCCATATATAAGTATCATCAACATCTTTAGCCCAAATCTCTTTTCCGTTACTGTCGTATTTCATAATTTTTGCATAAGGTCCAACTGCCGCATAAACATTACCAGCATCATCACTAATTACAGCAGTAAAAGCATTGTCATTATCAGATTTTACAAAAAGGCTGAAATTAGTTTCATTAGCATTTTTTTTATATAGTTCAGCACCACTTCCGCTTATAGCAGCATACATACTGCCGTCTTTAGCAGGATAGATTTTCCATATATATTTGCCGTCTATAGAACTTTCTTTTTCTATTAGAGGAGCTAAACTCAAAGAACCCTGCTCTGTAAGCATTATTCCATTATAAAGTCCATTATCATAAAACCCCTTTTTTGTGCTGGCATAATTTCTTGTTACAACAGCAAAAACATTAGAAGATGATAATATTAGTATAGTTTGCAGTATAAAAATTATCTTAGCGATTTTCATATTTTTTAGCCCCTTCAATTATTATATCTATTTTCATTAAACCAAGTATAGAATATGGCATATTATAATTTCCATTTATATCAGTAATAACAGCCGCCTTGTCTGACGTAGCGTCTTTTGCCATTACACCATATTTAGACATAGGAAGAGTTGGATAAGAATATTCCCCTATCTGAACTCCCCTCGATGATGAATACAGCCAAACCTTTAATGCCTTATCATCATAAGACTTGCTATAATATTTCATCACATCATCTAAACTTCTAATTTTATATTTATTAGGCATAAACAATTTTTGTGCATAAGCATATATATATTCATTGGCAGCATATATAGAATAAACATCTGTATTAAGATTAACAGGCAATTTTACAGGTATATCTACATAAGTTTTTTCTTTGCCGTAAGGAGTAACACCAACTCTTAAATGTATAGTCTCCCCTGCAACAGCTCTAGGCTCTAATAATGTAATATCATTAATAAAACCATATTCCAAATTGCTTCTTTTTACAGATAATTTGATAGATTTTATAGCTACCCTATTAAAGTTATTGTATATAAAGAAATCTATAGGAGCTACAAGCTGATTAATAGCCTCTCTAAAAGCATCTTTTGAAGAATAAGAAAGTATTCTCTCTTCTATTTTATAAGGCTCATCAAAATAATCAGTTTCAATCTCATAGCTTATGCTAAACACCCCTTCCTCTTCGCTTCCTGCAGTAGAACTAATAGCCTCATATATAGCCATAGAAAGAAGGTCTGAGAAATATGTAGGGTCATTTAATACTCTTAAATTAAAATCTCTGTTTAAGAAATTCTGGTCTTCAACTTTAAGACTAACAGGTATCATAGTATCTTCAGGCACCTCACCATATACTCCAGACACCCCAAAAGTGCCGTCATAAACAGTATAACCCAAATAATTAGAATAAGCAGCACCTATCTTAAAAGAAGAAGCAACAGAAGCCACTATATGATTAATATAAGCCCTTGAAACAGGAGCTCTCAAATGCCCTTTGCCCCACATAGAGTGCCCAAAAAGCAAAAACTTCTCATCATCAGTATGCGAAACAGTACCAACTCCAGCTATAGATAAATCCCCATCAACCAAAACTATAGCAACAGAATCCCCAAACAAAAACTTACTGCTTTGATTAGTGTCAGATACAGTTCCTCCAGCTTGCATAGGGTAAAAACCCATCTCTTTAAACTTTGAAGAATATTCATTAAAAGAATTAGCATTAAACCCAGAAAACATTAAAGGAGTCTGTAAAGCATTTCCAGCCTTTAATCCTGTAGGTCTCATATTAGTGTCATTATATAATTTATACATCTCTTCTATAGGAGTAACACCCGCAATAGGGTCTTTAGAATAATTCCAACCAAAAGCCAAAGCACCTGCTATTTTACCGTCAAAATATATAGGAGAACCGCTCATTCCTGCAACAGTTCCGGAATGCTCTAAATTAAGCCCCTCTAACTGTATAAGTATAGCGTCGCTTCCATTCCACATTTTTCTTAATACAGATATTACTTTTACTTTAAATGGCTCCACATTTGTACCATGTATTACAGTATAGCCCACTCCTTCCATACCCTCTTTTATTTCACTCATAGGTATCACCTCTGGATTATCCGGAGGCATAGGTGGGAGCTCTTCTTGTGCGAATAATAAATTAACTGATAGTATAAAAATTATAAATGCTATTTTTCTCATAATGCCCATATCTAATTTGAATTTTATAAATAATAATAACCTATATTTTACATAATAATAAAAAATTATATAATAGTTTTTTATTTTATACAAACACTTTTAAACATAATAAAACTGCTTGACTTAGTTATAAATGTTGTTTATCATTATAGCATTAAAAAATTATATTATATATAGTAAATAATTTTTTACTTTATATATTAGGAGTAAAATTATGGCAAGAGTAAAATTTGTAGAATATGAAGAAGCACAAGGCAAAGTAAAAGAAGCTTTTGATTATCATATTAAAAAAAGCGGAAGCATTACAAATATGAAAAAAGCACTTCTTAATGATTATGTTACTTATGATACTATGATGGGTTGGTATACTTCTTATGACAGACTTGTTGAAGTTGTAGGAGAGAGAGCTGCTATGATATTATCACATTCAGTTTCTACTACTAATGGATGTATATTATGTTCATTATTTTTTATAAGAGATTTGAAAGCTATAGGAGACGACCCTAAAAATCTTAAACTTACTGAAAAAGAAGAGTTATTATCAGAATTAGGAAAGCAAATGGTAAAAGACCCTAATGGTGTTACTGATGAGTTTATGGCTAAATTAAAAAAATATTTCAACGACCAAGAAATAGTTGTTATAGTTGGATTTGTTGCTTGGATGATAGCTTATAATATTTTTAACTCTACACTTGAAATAGATTTAGATGAATCTTTAATACCTATAAAAGGCGAGTTTGAAAAAGAAACTTGGAGAGCTAAGAATAATTAATTTTATTTTTTTGAAATTAAATAACAAGAGATTTTATTAATAACTCTTGTTATTTTTTTGTATACAATTAAAAAAATATTTTCTGGAAATACAAATGGTAAGCATAATCATCACAACAAGAAACTCTGAAAACTTTATTGCAGATTGCATAAATGCTGTAAAGAACTCTAATTATAAAGACACAGAAATAATATTAGTAGACAATAATTCAACCGACAAAACAGTAGAAATAGCAAAAGGATTAGGAGCAAAAACTTTTATTAAAGGTCCTGAACGCTCTGCTCAAAGAAACTATGGGGCTGAAATGTCGTCTGGAGAAATAATAGGCTTTTTAGATGTTGATATGACTTTGTCAGAAAATGTTATATCAGAATGCTTAGAAGTTTTTAATAGCAACAAAAATATTCAAGCTTTGTATATACCAGAAAAAATATATGGAAGCAGTTTTTTTAATAGAGTAAGAAGTTTTGAACGCTCTTTTTATGATGCCACTGTAATAGATGCTGTTCGTTTTTTTAGAAGAGAGGCTTTTATAAAAATAGGAGGCTTCGATTCAAATTTAAACGGTACTGAAGATTGGGATATTGACAGGCGTATAAAACAAATAGGAGATGTTGATATAATAAAATCTCCGCTATATCATCATGAAACTAATACTCTTAAACAATATATAGTAAAAAAAAGCTACTATGCCTCAAATTTTAACAATTACTTTAATAAATGGGGACATGATGAAACAACCAAAAAACAGTTTGGATTATTTTATCGTTATATAGGAGTATACATAGAAAAAGGCAAATGGAAAAAATTGCTGCTTCACCCTATTTATACAATATCTATGTATTTTTTGAGATTT
It encodes the following:
- the atpA gene encoding F0F1 ATP synthase subunit alpha is translated as MNIKANEIAALLKEEIKNYKADFAPNEVGVVVEVGDGIARIVGLPHIMANEMIKFECGAIGIAFNLEEETIGAIVLGDYVGIKEGSKVSRLKRILEVPVGEELLGRVVNPLGVPLDGKGDINTSKRRVIEYPAPGIADRQAVKQPLQTGIKAIDSMTPIGRGQRQLIIGDRSTGKTSIALDTIINQKDTGVICVYVAIGQKASTVAGVVETLRQHSALDYTIVVAATASDSAPLLYIAPYAGCAMAEYFMYEEKKDTLIIYDDLSKQANAYRQISLLLRRPPGREAFPGDVFYLHSRLLERASKLSDELGGGSLTALPIIETQDNEVSAYIPTNVISITDGQIYLLPSLFMSGVRPAIDVGISVSRVGGNAQTKAMKKVAGTLRLDLASYRSLEAFSQLGIGLDKATLAQLDRGAKMVELLKQKQYSPIPVEEQVVILFAATKGFLDNVELERVPEFEWRLLQYMKADKQYILDSIKEKKDIENIEELSSVIEEFKAKF
- the atpG gene encoding ATP synthase F1 subunit gamma, yielding MAEKLNVLKARIKAVTSTHKITKTMDMIARSKTAKILAVEQGMRPYTQKLNRIVEELSHSDMDHLHPLLSPKKTIKNIILFVITSSRGLCGSYNTKILDEAMERIRHHYRHGRTVELHVLGKKGEVYFEKQNIPISRKYPRIDEESTFDDCATVVQRFMHDYAIDSASRVEVIYTRYYTRVVHIPKIKSLIPMIPDEEDIEGRKIKKQLDYLIEPNREDVLKEIVPLAITTYFYFMITSSFLSENAERAIAMRNATDNAERLLEDLKNKANRARQEHITNELLDIIGGSEAIN
- a CDS encoding aminotransferase class I/II-fold pyridoxal phosphate-dependent enzyme, whose product is MKKEIKEIRLDKNENPYKPSKNIIKELESFDIESFRLFPDYSAKELDLAMASNLNIDKDNIISVNGMYEAFYCILNSFENKKILLQEPYRDLYKNILEYSKISYDTIKVKEDYNIDLDALVKIKKSIIITSNPNAETGLYIENIEKYINNNNIYVLDESYISFAWDSAVRLIEKYNNIVIISSIAHSHSLSGLNINFLISNKTNIEKFSCIRQKYGINKLSEKIAIASINDKETSIKNISSIILERDKMEILLSKEGFLVLPSKANFLLIKHPNKNSQYIYDELKKNNIYVKNYEESNVLKDFLRVTISDSKTNNILLKVLYNIIN
- the floA gene encoding flotillin-like protein FloA (flotillin-like protein involved in membrane lipid rafts), which gives rise to MFDLFWGAGIAPMFVGIIIIVIFLIIFFRFFPLGLWITALFSGVRISIITLLTMRLRRVNPSLIVLNQIKLWKAGLKINSNELEAHYLAGGNPTAVADALIAADKASLDLSFERAAAIDLAGRDLVDAIRTSVSPRVIATPLIAAVAKDGIQVKATARVTVRTNINRLVGGAGEETIIARVGEGIVTTIGSAATHKEVLENPDRISQVVSAKGLDSGTAFEILSIDIADVDVGSNIGAVLQIDQAEADKKIAQAKAEERRVMAIAREQEMKAQVEEMKAKVVEAESQLPLAIAEALKNGNIGVLDYYNMKNIMADTEMRYSISGMDTTSKNNSSNK
- the pyrH gene encoding UMP kinase, which encodes MKQTVLLKISGEALLGEKDYGIDNNVVDRIAMEMKEAGNNTQIAVVVGGGNIFRGMQLSNKTGMVRATADSMGMLATIMNAIALKDRFMAAGTPTQILSAFNIEGMIEGFERDKAIRILERGNVLIIAGGTSNPYFTTDSTSILRALEIGASIVLKGTNVDGVYNKDPKTNKDAVMYDDITFKEAINQNLRVMDMTAFAMANDNNMPIRVFNMNKMGNITKAIKGENIGTYVHN
- a CDS encoding sugar-binding protein, producing the protein MKIAKIIFILQTILILSSSNVFAVVTRNYASTKKGFYDNGLYNGIMLTEQGSLSLAPLIEKESSIDGKYIWKIYPAKDGSMYAAISGSGAELYKKNANETNFSLFVKSDNDNAFTAVISDDAGNVYAAVGPYAKIMKYDSNGKEIWAKDVDDTYIWDMKFDANGNLYLAAGGNNARVLKVSVNDGKITEILKTEEQHAMSLYYDKNQNKLYVGTAGRGLVLYIDLSTNVENPSYNVLYDTAQNEVYAITMDNIGNLYFGTATREPSYLILPSIIDSGKTVEDSDKEFRNSLYKADTNGTVQRLFFLNQTLVFALSSDNNNNIYFVTGDSADVYRINGNDGLLSYIGGLRNKILSTFAATDNGLYFAISKTGEIYKMDNKYPTEGTFTSDTLDLRVLSRFGSLNAVTTIPDGSSITIEMRSGNVARVDETWSEFKPIKDNGKIEAPNGRFVQYKVTMKTTNPEISPILSSMDFTYVENNLAPDVINGGLATYYRQQNDSDEIKTPQLEENEAMIYWKGTDPNGDKLTYTLEYRLKGEKNYKLIADNIENQYYKFKSYLLPSGIYDFRITASDKYDNPAGDIKTKSLEIFNIKYDNEAPELFDFKSVSEGKVRKITFKLSDKLSFLKTVRYSAISNEWLYIVPDDGILDSMSESFTIIIEDENISSITIEAMDVEGNVKYYSFLI
- a CDS encoding SpoIVB peptidase S55 domain-containing protein, producing the protein MGIMRKIAFIIFILSVNLLFAQEELPPMPPDNPEVIPMSEIKEGMEGVGYTVIHGTNVEPFKVKVISVLRKMWNGSDAILIQLEGLNLEHSGTVAGMSGSPIYFDGKIAGALAFGWNYSKDPIAGVTPIEEMYKLYNDTNMRPTGLKAGNALQTPLMFSGFNANSFNEYSSKFKEMGFYPMQAGGTVSDTNQSSKFLFGDSVAIVLVDGDLSIAGVGTVSHTDDEKFLLFGHSMWGKGHLRAPVSRAYINHIVASVASSFKIGAAYSNYLGYTVYDGTFGVSGVYGEVPEDTMIPVSLKVEDQNFLNRDFNLRVLNDPTYFSDLLSMAIYEAISSTAGSEEEGVFSISYEIETDYFDEPYKIEERILSYSSKDAFREAINQLVAPIDFFIYNNFNRVAIKSIKLSVKRSNLEYGFINDITLLEPRAVAGETIHLRVGVTPYGKEKTYVDIPVKLPVNLNTDVYSIYAANEYIYAYAQKLFMPNKYKIRSLDDVMKYYSKSYDDKALKVWLYSSSRGVQIGEYSYPTLPMSKYGVMAKDATSDKAAVITDINGNYNMPYSILGLMKIDIIIEGAKKYENR
- a CDS encoding glycosyltransferase produces the protein MVSIIITTRNSENFIADCINAVKNSNYKDTEIILVDNNSTDKTVEIAKGLGAKTFIKGPERSAQRNYGAEMSSGEIIGFLDVDMTLSENVISECLEVFNSNKNIQALYIPEKIYGSSFFNRVRSFERSFYDATVIDAVRFFRREAFIKIGGFDSNLNGTEDWDIDRRIKQIGDVDIIKSPLYHHETNTLKQYIVKKSYYASNFNNYFNKWGHDETTKKQFGLFYRYIGVYIEKGKWKKLLLHPIYTISMYFLRFLIGIVYILSKFNISKKENVYKDKRC